One window from the genome of Helicoverpa zea isolate HzStark_Cry1AcR chromosome 6, ilHelZeax1.1, whole genome shotgun sequence encodes:
- the LOC124630923 gene encoding uncharacterized protein LOC124630923 translates to MSQAERFSDAESKESNVVPQREVARVGVSCPSFCPEEPAFWFAQLEGQFVLSRITSDTSKFYTVTTQLETKYALQVKDIITNPPETNKYLKLKTELINRLSASQEKRTQQLLIHEELGDRRPSQFLRHLQNLAGPSGASDFVKSIWTSRLPQNIQTVIASQIADLQVEQLAEIADRVHEIAPSTPQVASASVPASELAKQVSELTKQVALLTTRLDKQDRRQSRPRSRSRSRSQSRYRRYDRPSSFRRQQPPPDHPHCYYHYTFGDKARKCKQPCTYKSENAAGSRK, encoded by the coding sequence ATGTCTCAGGCTGAGCGTTTTAGTGATGCTGAATCTAAAGAGAGTAACGTAGTGCCGCAACGAGAAGTTGCTAGAGTAGGGGTATCTTGCCCATCATTTTGTCCTGAGGAGCCCGCGTTTTGGTTCGCACAATTAGAAGGACAATTTGTGCTTTCAAGGATAACTAGTGACACTAGTAAATTTTACACTGTTACCACGCAGCTAGAGACTAAATATGCACTACAAGTTAAGGACATAATCACTAACCCTCCTGAGACAAACAAGTACCTTAAACTAAAGACAGAGCTGATCAACCGTCTATCCGCCTCACAAGAGAAGCGCACACAGCAACTTTTAATTCACGAGGAGCTTGGTGATAGGAGACCATCTCAGTTTCTCCGCCATTTGCAAAATTTAGCAGGTCCTTCTGGTGCATCCGATTTTGTCAAAAGTATATGGACAAGTCGCTTACCACAGAACATACAAACTGTCATTGCTTCACAGATCGCCGATTTACAGGTCGAGCAACTAGCTGAGATCGCGGACAGGGTGCATGAGATAGCACCGTCGACCCCGCAAGTTGCTTCCGCTAGCGTTCCTGCCTCCGAGTTGGCTAAACAAGTGAGCGAGCTGACCAAGCAAGTTGCCCTACTGACAACGAGGCTCGATAAGCAAGACAGGAGACAGTCACGACCCCGCTCACGCTCACGCTCCCGCTCACAATCCCGATACAGAAGGTATGACCGCCCTAGCAGCTTTAGACGTCAGCAACCGCCTCCCGATCATCCGCATTGCTACTACCACTACACGTTCGGTGATAAGGCTAGGAAGTGTAAGCAGCCATGCACATATAAGTCGGAAAACGCAGCGGGCAGTCGCAAGTAG